From Aphanothece sacrum FPU1, a single genomic window includes:
- a CDS encoding dihydrolipoamide acetyltransferase family protein translates to KAHEGKGSGSAQPAKAEAPAATSASSSNSASVVQDHSSNGRIKASPLAKSMAKEKGYDLNQIKGTGDNGRITKQDIENFKPGSAPAASKPASAGSAPVVLPSVVGQESFEEVAVSQMRKTIAKRLSESMYTAPHFYLTMEINMDKAIEARKSINEISPVKVSFNDLVIKATAAALRQHPDVNVSWLGDKIRKNHHIHIGVAVAVKDGLLVPVVRFADNKSLSHISAEVKDLAQKAHDKKLQPKDWEGSTFSISNLGMFGIEDFTAIINPPDACILAVGGIKETAVVKNGQLVPGSVMKVTLSCDHRAVDGAVGSAFLKTLKGLLEDPVRILI, encoded by the coding sequence GAAAGCGCATGAAGGCAAGGGAAGTGGTTCGGCTCAACCTGCTAAAGCAGAAGCTCCTGCAGCGACAAGTGCTTCATCAAGTAATTCTGCATCAGTTGTTCAAGATCATAGTTCAAATGGCCGCATCAAGGCTTCTCCTTTAGCCAAATCTATGGCCAAAGAAAAAGGCTATGACCTGAATCAAATCAAAGGAACTGGCGATAACGGCCGCATCACCAAACAAGACATAGAAAACTTTAAACCAGGTTCAGCTCCAGCAGCAAGCAAGCCTGCTTCAGCAGGTAGTGCACCAGTTGTGTTACCAAGTGTGGTAGGTCAGGAGAGCTTCGAAGAAGTGGCGGTATCGCAGATGCGCAAAACAATTGCCAAGCGTCTGAGCGAAAGTATGTACACAGCGCCTCACTTCTATCTGACCATGGAAATCAACATGGACAAAGCCATTGAAGCCAGAAAGAGCATTAACGAAATCAGTCCTGTAAAAGTAAGTTTCAATGACTTGGTTATTAAGGCAACGGCTGCTGCTTTACGCCAGCATCCGGATGTAAACGTAAGCTGGTTAGGCGATAAGATCAGAAAGAACCATCACATACACATTGGTGTAGCCGTAGCGGTGAAAGATGGTTTGTTGGTTCCTGTAGTTCGCTTCGCAGATAATAAATCATTATCACATATTTCGGCAGAAGTAAAAGATCTGGCTCAAAAGGCGCACGATAAGAAGCTACAACCCAAAGATTGGGAAGGTTCAACATTCTCTATCTCCAACCTGGGTATGTTTGGCATAGAAGATTTTACAGCTATCATCAATCCGCCAGATGCTTGTATTCTGGCTGTAGGTGGTATTAAAGAAACGGCAGTGGTGAAAAATGGTCAACTGGTACCCGGTAGTGTCATGAAGGTTACACTTTCTTGTGATCACCGTGCAGTTGATGGTGCTGTTGGTTCTGCTTTCCTTAAAACGCTGAAAGGACTGTTGGAAGATCCCGTTAGGATTTTGATATAA